The genome window TCAACATCATCCTGCGCAACGACTTCGAAGGCGCGATCCTGCGCGGCTCCTACGGCATGTCCGGCGACAGCGACGGCGACGCACGCAAGGCGACCCTGACCGCCGGCACCGGCAACCTCGCCAACGACGGCTGGAACGCATTCTTCAGCCTGGACGTGGGCAAGTCCGACGCGATCAAGATCAGCGACCGCAAGGACCGCAAGTGGATCGGCACCGGCGACATCCGCCGCTACGGCTACGACGCCACCGACGCGCAGTTCCTCGGTGGCGCCTACCTCAGCGGCGGCACCACCGGCGGCGTCGGCCCGAACGGCTCGGTGTTCAACAACGCCGCCACGCCGCAGCTGGTCGCCCTGCCCGGTTGCGCCGGCCTGACCACCATCCCCGGCCAGACGGATGCCACCGCGCAGGCCCAGGGTTGCCTGTGGGATCCGGCGCAGCAGTACCGCGACCTGAGCCCGGAAGAGAAGTACGTCAACGTGTTCGGCCGTGCCAGCTTCGCCTTCGGCGAGGGCGGCGAGATCTACACCGAGATCGGCTACTCGAAGAAGGAAACCGTGTTCTCCAACACCCCGTCTGGCGTGTCCGGCGGCTGGGGCTATCCCGGCGGCCCGGTCAACGCCAGCAGCGGCGCCGGCGCCACCACGCTCTATGCCGGCCATCCCGACAATCCACTGCCCTACGCCGCGCGCGTGCGCTACAGCGCCTGGGACGTGGGCCCGCGCGTGACCGACACCACCAACGCGTTCAACCGCTTCCTGGTCGGGGTCAAAGGCAACTGGGGCGAGTGGAGCTACGACACCGCTTACCTGCATTCGGGTACCGACCTGGTCAACAAGCGCACCGGCTTCCTGCGCAACAGCGCGGTGCAGTGCGTACTCGGCAACCCGGCCTGCGCGGCCGGCACCTGGCGCATCGGCGACAACGCCGGGCTGAACTCGCAGGCGTTGTACGACTACATCTCGCCGGCCATCAGCGCGACCGCCAAGTCCAGCCTGGACATGTTCGACTTCAAGGTCTCGCGCAGCCTGGCCGACCTGCAGGGCGGCCCGCTGGGCCTGGCGCTGGGTACCGAATGGCGCAAGACCAGCAACAGCCTGACCCCGCAGACCTTCACCGACATCGGCGACATCATCGGCCTGGGCTACTCGGCCTACGACGGCACCCAGAACGTCTATGCCGCCTACGCCGAGCTGTCGGCGCCGGTGCTGGAGCAGCTGGAACTGTCGGCGGCAGTGCGTTACGACAAGTACGAGAGCGGCGACGGCAAGGCCACGCCGAAGCTCGGCGTGAAGTGGACCCCGGCCGACTGGATCGCCCTGCGCGCCACCTACGCCGAAGGCTTCCGCGCGCCGAACCCGGCCGAGAACGGCGACGGCGGCCTGGCCGCATTCTCCAACGCATCCGATCCGGTGCGCTGCGCGATCGACCAGGCCAACGAATGCACCGCGCGCTCGGTGGCGCTCATCACCCGTCCGAATCCGGCGCTGAAGCCGGAAGAGTCAAAGAGCTATTCATTGGGCTTCGTGCTGCAGCCAACCGCCAGCACTTCGCTGACCGTGGACGCATGGGAAATCAAGCGGACCAACGAGATCGCCCAAAGCGACACCAGAGACGCGATCCTTGCCGGCAATGTCCTGCGCGACAGCAACGACATCGGCGGCGTGGCCAACAGCGGCAGCATCCTGGCGGTCAACACCGACTACGTGAACGCCAACTCCTCGCGCGTGCGCGGCATCGATACCGACATCCGCCAGACCTTCGCCATCGGTCCGGGCCAGCTGGAGCTGGATGCGCAGTGGAGCCACTTGCTCAAGTTCGAGCGCACTGGAGCTAGCGGCACGGTCGATTACCTCGGCACCCACGGCAACTGCGATGTGACCAACTGCATCGGCACCCCGCAGGACCGCATCAACGTCGGCACCACCTGGAAGCAGGGCAACTGGAGCGTCAGCGGCGTGGTCAACTACATCGACAGCATCGAGAACAAGGACAGCCGCGGCGGCAGCTACCTGGCGTTCTACGAGGACGGCAGCCCGGTCGAGAAGATCGCCTCGTTCACCACCTTCGACCTGTCCGGCCGCTGGAACGTCACCGAGGCGTTCGAACTCAACGCCTCGGTGCAGAACGTGTTCGACAGGATCGCGCCGCTCGATCCGTCCACCTATGGCGGCATCAACTACAACCCGCTGCACTTCAGCGGCGCGGTCGGCCGCTACTTCACGGTGGGCGCAAAGTACACGTTCAACTGATCGAACGCGTTGCGATACACAAAAAAAGCCCGGGCCTGAGCCCGGGCTTTTTTTGTGCGCCGATGCTGCCGAAGCCGCGTTGCGATTTTACTGGCGGCATCGCACCGGCGATGCGGACGACGCACGGCTGGCGGGGCGTGCACGCGCCGGGCGGATCAGGCGAACCTGACGATCACGCGCGATGGTAGGGATGGTTAGCCAGCATCGCCGCGGCGCGGTACAGCTGTTCGGCCACCACCAGCCGCACCAGCATGTGCGGCAGGGTCAGCGGCCCCAGCGACCAGGATTCGCTGGCCACCGCCAGCACCTCCGGAGAATGGCCTTCGGGGCCGCCGATCAGCAGCGCCAGATCGCGGCCCTGCCCGCGCCAGTGTTCCATGCGCTGCGCCAGCTGTTCGGAA of Xanthomonas translucens pv. cerealis contains these proteins:
- a CDS encoding TonB-dependent receptor; this translates as MNNPNQRRATRRHILCASVVAVLATSAAVPAAFAQEAATTLDRITVTGSNIPRTNTETPSPVQVVTRQEIDRTGKSTVAEYLQTLTSDGAGSIPKSFGNGFAGGGAGISLRGLGAGSTLVLLNGRRMATYGLADDGQKVFTDLSTIPLDAVERIDILKDGASAIYGSDAIAGVVNIILRNDFEGAILRGSYGMSGDSDGDARKATLTAGTGNLANDGWNAFFSLDVGKSDAIKISDRKDRKWIGTGDIRRYGYDATDAQFLGGAYLSGGTTGGVGPNGSVFNNAATPQLVALPGCAGLTTIPGQTDATAQAQGCLWDPAQQYRDLSPEEKYVNVFGRASFAFGEGGEIYTEIGYSKKETVFSNTPSGVSGGWGYPGGPVNASSGAGATTLYAGHPDNPLPYAARVRYSAWDVGPRVTDTTNAFNRFLVGVKGNWGEWSYDTAYLHSGTDLVNKRTGFLRNSAVQCVLGNPACAAGTWRIGDNAGLNSQALYDYISPAISATAKSSLDMFDFKVSRSLADLQGGPLGLALGTEWRKTSNSLTPQTFTDIGDIIGLGYSAYDGTQNVYAAYAELSAPVLEQLELSAAVRYDKYESGDGKATPKLGVKWTPADWIALRATYAEGFRAPNPAENGDGGLAAFSNASDPVRCAIDQANECTARSVALITRPNPALKPEESKSYSLGFVLQPTASTSLTVDAWEIKRTNEIAQSDTRDAILAGNVLRDSNDIGGVANSGSILAVNTDYVNANSSRVRGIDTDIRQTFAIGPGQLELDAQWSHLLKFERTGASGTVDYLGTHGNCDVTNCIGTPQDRINVGTTWKQGNWSVSGVVNYIDSIENKDSRGGSYLAFYEDGSPVEKIASFTTFDLSGRWNVTEAFELNASVQNVFDRIAPLDPSTYGGINYNPLHFSGAVGRYFTVGAKYTFN